A genome region from Arthrobacter sp. SLBN-100 includes the following:
- a CDS encoding DM13 domain-containing protein, whose translation MRKRVVIPAALLIAAIVVAVGLYLFQPWRIFTSSTLIEDLPAAPTPALQSQGPPAAPSAVAAPRELATGQLISHEHASSGTVKILELPDGSRILRLEGLDTSDGPDLRVWLSDAPVVEGAAGWYVFDDGAYLDLGALKANKGDQNYEIPAAAALADYTSVSIWCARFSVSFAAAELNT comes from the coding sequence ATGAGAAAGCGCGTTGTCATCCCGGCTGCGCTGCTCATTGCTGCCATCGTGGTTGCTGTGGGCCTATACCTGTTCCAGCCCTGGCGGATCTTCACCAGCTCAACGCTGATCGAGGATCTTCCGGCCGCCCCCACGCCGGCCCTTCAGTCCCAGGGGCCGCCGGCAGCGCCCTCCGCCGTCGCCGCTCCGCGTGAACTGGCAACAGGCCAACTCATCAGTCATGAACACGCCAGCTCGGGAACGGTGAAGATCCTCGAGCTCCCCGACGGGAGCCGGATTCTCCGGCTCGAAGGCCTTGATACATCCGACGGTCCCGACCTTCGGGTATGGCTGAGCGACGCACCAGTGGTCGAGGGAGCGGCAGGCTGGTATGTCTTCGATGACGGCGCATATCTCGACCTGGGCGCGCTTAAGGCCAACAAGGGCGATCAGAATTATGAAATCCCGGCCGCGGCGGCGCTGGCCGACTACACCTCTGTCAGCATCTGGTGCGCCCGGTTCTCCGTGTCCTTCGCCGCCGCCGAGCTGAACACATAA
- a CDS encoding PEP/pyruvate-binding domain-containing protein, with the protein MTFVEELRNVGPSDVSAAGGKAVGLGGLIRAGLPVPPGFVLTTGAYADFVTENHLGAAIQDLATLPPQAAPQDYEDASHRIRALFHGGTLPDGIAAELQAAYGRLGSSDAAVAVRSSATAEDLASASFAGQQETYLNVRGAEALSSAVIDCWASLWTARAMAYRAREGVGPDEVRLAVVIQLMVEADAAGVMFTANPSNGRRDQTVISAAWGLGESVVSGTVTTDDVIVDAGTGSVVSRQTADKDVMTVYAENGTREQPVAAARRRAPVLDDRAAAELAGYGQRIAVHFGTPQDIEWARAGGQFFILQSRPITALPEPAADIPDSWPLPYPKGFYFRASIVEQLPNPLSPLFADLIDGSVARSLTALMAEAVGKNVIRDGDIGLPTINGYAYYYYRSSGMWRIMGRSLTAVRSLVRGKAHMGVAGWREFSHPRYERVIKDWQAKPPAELTGEELLAGVRALLDAGTVYYTAVQSIIPLAATSELSFRAFYDKLVRRDGDPPAQTFLLGYDSEPIRAEKSLYDLAGWARSDPGLTAALLKEPTAELAECQRTGSPPAGVDDVLWQEWRFTFQEHLDLFGHAVYNLDFATPVAADDPSALLETVKFYLRGQGTDPHERQRLLTERREDLTAQMAAPLGPRRRAVFLRLLRWAQETAPIREDALADVGLAWPLLRRMLLELGQRLVHSGIIAEPGDVFWLRIQELRTAVEFGLAPPGAGAAAITGTERPVRAAAVEERKMLWRGQAKAAAPQMLPESRWMEPAFGSMMPAGLQRQSGDVIKGVGASSGRVSAPARVLAGPQDFGHMEPGDVLVARITTPAWTSLFAMASAVVTDVGGPLSHSSIVAREYGIPAVLGTGVATQRLASGQQILVDGDAGTVTIERPATGDDASADLAAAGNTSGGYLANGTPGPERRHGSGR; encoded by the coding sequence ATGACCTTTGTCGAAGAATTACGCAATGTGGGACCGAGCGACGTTTCCGCGGCCGGGGGCAAGGCCGTCGGGCTGGGCGGGCTCATCCGGGCGGGGCTGCCGGTCCCGCCGGGGTTTGTGCTGACCACCGGCGCGTATGCGGATTTCGTTACTGAAAACCATCTCGGAGCGGCGATCCAGGACCTGGCCACGCTGCCACCACAGGCGGCGCCGCAGGACTACGAGGACGCCTCCCATCGGATCCGCGCGCTGTTCCACGGCGGCACCTTGCCCGACGGGATCGCCGCCGAACTGCAGGCCGCCTACGGGCGCCTCGGCAGCAGTGATGCAGCAGTCGCAGTGCGATCCTCCGCCACGGCCGAGGACCTCGCCTCCGCCAGTTTCGCCGGGCAACAGGAAACCTACCTGAACGTCCGAGGGGCGGAAGCATTATCCTCCGCCGTGATCGACTGCTGGGCCTCCCTGTGGACGGCGCGCGCCATGGCCTACCGGGCGCGCGAAGGGGTGGGACCGGATGAGGTGCGGCTCGCCGTCGTCATCCAGCTGATGGTGGAAGCAGACGCGGCCGGGGTGATGTTCACCGCCAACCCCTCCAACGGCCGGCGGGACCAGACGGTGATCAGCGCCGCATGGGGTCTGGGCGAGTCCGTGGTCAGCGGGACGGTGACCACCGATGACGTGATCGTCGACGCCGGGACCGGCTCCGTGGTGTCGCGGCAGACAGCGGACAAGGACGTCATGACGGTCTACGCGGAGAACGGGACGCGGGAGCAGCCGGTGGCGGCAGCGCGCCGTCGTGCGCCCGTGCTTGATGACCGGGCGGCGGCCGAGCTCGCCGGCTACGGACAGCGGATCGCGGTTCATTTCGGTACGCCTCAGGACATCGAGTGGGCGCGCGCCGGCGGCCAGTTCTTCATCCTGCAGTCCCGGCCCATCACGGCGCTGCCTGAACCGGCCGCCGACATCCCGGACAGCTGGCCCCTGCCGTACCCGAAGGGATTCTACTTCCGGGCGAGCATTGTGGAACAGCTGCCGAACCCGCTCTCACCTCTGTTTGCCGACCTGATCGATGGCTCCGTGGCGCGCTCGCTGACAGCCTTAATGGCCGAGGCCGTGGGCAAGAACGTCATCCGCGACGGCGACATCGGGCTGCCCACCATCAACGGCTACGCCTACTACTATTACCGCAGCTCCGGGATGTGGCGGATAATGGGCAGGTCACTGACGGCGGTGCGTTCGCTGGTTCGCGGCAAGGCACACATGGGCGTGGCGGGCTGGCGCGAGTTTTCGCATCCCCGCTACGAACGGGTGATCAAGGACTGGCAGGCCAAGCCCCCGGCGGAGCTCACCGGGGAAGAACTGCTTGCTGGGGTGCGCGCCCTGCTGGATGCCGGCACGGTGTACTACACGGCCGTGCAGTCGATCATTCCGCTCGCCGCCACCAGCGAACTTTCGTTCCGGGCGTTCTACGACAAGCTGGTCCGGCGCGACGGTGATCCCCCCGCGCAAACGTTCCTCCTCGGTTACGACAGCGAACCCATCCGGGCGGAGAAGTCACTGTACGATCTGGCCGGCTGGGCCCGCAGCGATCCCGGGCTGACAGCCGCTTTGCTGAAGGAGCCGACGGCGGAGCTTGCCGAGTGCCAGCGCACCGGTTCCCCACCGGCGGGTGTGGACGACGTCCTGTGGCAGGAATGGCGCTTTACCTTCCAGGAGCACCTGGACCTCTTTGGCCACGCGGTCTACAACCTGGACTTCGCCACTCCGGTGGCGGCCGACGATCCGTCCGCCCTGCTGGAGACGGTGAAGTTCTACCTGCGCGGGCAGGGCACCGACCCTCACGAGCGGCAGCGGCTGCTGACCGAACGCCGGGAGGACCTCACCGCCCAGATGGCCGCCCCGCTGGGGCCTCGCCGCCGGGCCGTATTCCTCCGCCTGCTCCGGTGGGCCCAGGAGACCGCACCGATCCGGGAGGATGCGCTGGCTGACGTCGGCCTTGCCTGGCCGCTGCTGCGGCGGATGCTGCTCGAACTCGGGCAGCGGCTGGTGCACTCCGGGATCATCGCGGAGCCCGGCGATGTGTTCTGGCTGCGCATCCAGGAGCTCCGCACCGCCGTCGAGTTCGGCCTCGCCCCGCCGGGAGCCGGTGCCGCCGCCATTACCGGGACTGAGCGGCCCGTCCGCGCGGCCGCCGTCGAGGAGCGCAAGATGCTGTGGCGGGGCCAGGCGAAGGCCGCCGCCCCGCAGATGCTACCCGAGAGCCGGTGGATGGAGCCGGCCTTCGGGTCCATGATGCCGGCCGGTTTGCAGCGCCAGAGTGGCGACGTTATTAAGGGCGTCGGTGCCAGTTCAGGGCGGGTCAGCGCTCCCGCCCGCGTTCTGGCAGGGCCGCAGGACTTCGGCCACATGGAGCCCGGAGACGTCCTGGTGGCCCGCATCACCACTCCCGCCTGGACATCGTTGTTCGCGATGGCCTCCGCCGTGGTGACCGACGTGGGCGGCCCGCTGAGCCACAGCTCCATCGTGGCCCGCGAGTACGGGATCCCCGCCGTCCTCGGCACCGGCGTGGCCACCCAGCGGCTCGCCAGCGGCCAGCAGATCCTTGTGGACGGCGACGCCGGGACAGTCACCATCGAACGGCCCGCCACTGGGGACGATGCTTCCGCGGACCTGGCCGCCGCCGGGAACACCTCGGGCGGCTACTTAGCGAATGGCACTCCAGGCCCGGAACGGCGCCATGGGTCCGGGCGTTGA
- a CDS encoding LacI family DNA-binding transcriptional regulator produces MEPAVPGTIVTLKDVAAASGVSISTASRALDERTTSRSAAAAHVRKVAEELGYRRNSFASSLRRGETRTLGVLVPRLSDTVMALMFEELERAAADRGYFAMVATSGDDPEDERRAAETLLDRNVDGLILATARLDDELPNMLRQRNVAHALVLRTDGVSPSALGDDEVGGYLAVRHLIDLGHRDIAVVTGPSFTSTGTTRLAGALRAMEEADIKPPEEWLIVAGYGIENGFSAGETLLAQDERRPTAVFAANDNLAMGIIAAAHRFHVSVGEELALVGYNDIPLSSRLSTPLSSVHVPLDQIAGNAIDLIVNPGREPKIRRSMPTLIPRESSGSPRHAASRVLK; encoded by the coding sequence ATGGAACCGGCCGTCCCCGGCACTATCGTCACACTCAAGGACGTTGCCGCCGCCAGCGGAGTGAGCATCTCTACCGCCAGCCGTGCCCTGGATGAACGCACGACGTCGCGTTCCGCCGCCGCAGCCCACGTCAGGAAAGTGGCCGAGGAACTCGGCTACCGCCGGAACTCCTTCGCCTCAAGCCTGCGCCGGGGCGAGACGCGGACCCTTGGCGTGCTCGTGCCGCGGCTCAGTGACACCGTCATGGCGCTGATGTTCGAAGAACTTGAACGTGCCGCAGCGGACCGCGGCTACTTCGCGATGGTTGCCACCAGCGGCGATGACCCGGAGGACGAACGCCGCGCAGCGGAGACCCTGCTGGACCGCAACGTGGACGGGCTGATCCTGGCCACGGCCCGGCTCGACGACGAACTTCCGAACATGCTGCGCCAGCGCAATGTGGCGCACGCCCTGGTGCTGCGCACCGATGGGGTCAGCCCGTCCGCACTTGGTGATGACGAGGTGGGCGGCTATCTTGCCGTGCGCCACCTCATTGATCTTGGCCACCGGGACATCGCCGTGGTGACCGGCCCGTCCTTCACCTCCACCGGGACCACCCGCCTTGCCGGCGCCCTCAGGGCCATGGAGGAAGCGGACATCAAGCCCCCGGAAGAATGGCTCATCGTCGCCGGCTACGGCATCGAGAACGGGTTCTCCGCGGGGGAAACCTTGCTGGCGCAGGACGAACGGCGCCCCACCGCCGTGTTCGCAGCCAACGACAACCTGGCCATGGGCATCATCGCCGCAGCACACCGATTCCACGTCAGTGTGGGCGAAGAGTTGGCACTGGTCGGCTATAACGACATACCACTATCCTCCCGGCTCTCAACCCCGCTGTCGTCCGTCCACGTCCCGCTGGACCAGATCGCCGGCAACGCGATCGACCTCATCGTGAACCCTGGCAGGGAACCAAAAATCCGGAGATCCATGCCCACCCTCATACCCCGCGAATCGAGTGGTTCACCGAGGCACGCGGCATCACGCGTGCTCAAGTAA
- a CDS encoding dihydrodipicolinate synthase family protein, which produces MTIDLRGLSPAPVTPFTEDGAVDFAAIQRLGSWLGSIEGVKSLVVLGHAGEGTFLTEEEQLDVIRAFVASTDGRVPVVAGITKEGNKTAALEAKKAVEAGASAGLVYPSHGWLRFGYQNGAPQSRYKEIYEESGLPLILFQYPDNTKATYDLDTQLEIAGQEGVFATKNGVRNMRRWYTEIPALRAAYPELQVLSCHDEYLLPTMFDVDGLLVGYGNIAPELLVELIEAGKAQDYPRAHAIHERLLPVTKNVYHRGSHMEGTVALKWGLVNRGILDHATVRTPLLPLPEGADTEIAEAFAAANIGKVTVSA; this is translated from the coding sequence ATGACCATCGATCTCCGCGGACTCAGCCCCGCACCTGTCACCCCGTTCACCGAAGATGGCGCTGTCGACTTCGCTGCGATCCAGCGTCTGGGTTCGTGGCTGGGATCGATTGAGGGCGTGAAGAGCCTCGTCGTCCTGGGGCACGCCGGCGAAGGCACGTTCCTTACCGAAGAGGAACAGCTGGACGTTATTCGCGCGTTCGTGGCGTCGACCGACGGCCGTGTGCCGGTCGTGGCGGGCATCACGAAGGAGGGCAACAAGACCGCGGCCCTCGAGGCAAAGAAGGCCGTCGAGGCCGGCGCGTCAGCTGGTCTCGTCTACCCCTCGCACGGGTGGCTGCGCTTCGGATACCAGAATGGCGCGCCGCAGTCGCGCTACAAGGAGATCTATGAAGAGTCCGGTCTGCCGCTGATCCTGTTCCAGTACCCCGACAACACCAAGGCGACCTACGACCTCGACACTCAGCTGGAGATCGCTGGCCAGGAGGGCGTCTTTGCCACGAAGAACGGTGTCCGGAACATGCGCCGGTGGTACACCGAGATCCCCGCGCTGCGCGCCGCGTACCCCGAGCTGCAGGTGCTGTCCTGCCATGACGAGTACCTCCTGCCGACGATGTTCGATGTCGACGGTCTGCTCGTCGGCTACGGCAACATCGCCCCCGAACTCCTCGTCGAACTGATCGAAGCCGGCAAGGCGCAGGACTACCCGCGTGCCCACGCCATTCACGAGCGGCTGCTCCCGGTGACCAAGAACGTCTACCACCGCGGGTCCCACATGGAGGGCACCGTCGCCTTGAAGTGGGGCCTCGTGAACCGCGGCATTCTGGACCACGCCACGGTGCGCACCCCGCTCCTGCCCCTGCCAGAGGGCGCCGATACCGAAATTGCGGAAGCCTTCGCCGCCGCAAACATCGGCAAGGTCACCGTCAGCGCCTGA
- a CDS encoding Nramp family divalent metal transporter codes for MREQQNKTITHPGTREEQMATHQGHPAEGSTKKHRTFLGYLALMGPAFVVGAWQFGPGNLTTAVQAGSRFDYTLVWVIAVSTILMIFFTDMSVRLGIATPTSLITSIKEHLGKPVGILAGFGVFGITLMFSVGNAVGSGLGLSLIFGGSPVLWTVVCTAAVGFVLAFKNVYGIVEKALLVIVVLMGVAFIASTVVAQPDWYRSMEGLVPQLPAGSEILIVALVGTNFSINAAFYTSYGVKEHRRTRADYRDITLVDTIPGIVAPGIMTALVIMVAAAVLGKTGAEAGTINALASIFTPLAGPIGATVFALGLSGAAFSSMIANATAGGTMLSDAMGRGAKAGSPAARIVTAMILAFGLIITLSFQSSPVGLIVIAQSLTVLIAPLLGVLIVIMANKTAVMGELRNKWWHNLFAAIGLIAIIASSIRLITTLVG; via the coding sequence ATGCGCGAGCAGCAGAATAAGACCATCACCCACCCCGGAACCAGGGAGGAGCAGATGGCAACCCATCAAGGACACCCGGCCGAAGGCAGCACGAAAAAGCACCGCACCTTCCTGGGCTACCTTGCCCTCATGGGCCCGGCGTTCGTGGTCGGTGCCTGGCAGTTCGGTCCCGGAAACCTGACCACCGCCGTGCAGGCCGGAAGCCGGTTCGACTACACCCTGGTCTGGGTCATCGCAGTATCAACGATCCTCATGATCTTCTTCACCGACATGAGCGTCCGCCTCGGGATCGCCACACCCACCTCCCTGATCACCTCGATCAAGGAACACCTCGGCAAACCTGTCGGCATCCTTGCCGGGTTCGGCGTCTTCGGCATCACACTCATGTTCTCCGTGGGCAACGCCGTCGGATCAGGGCTGGGGCTGTCACTGATCTTCGGGGGCTCCCCGGTGCTGTGGACCGTCGTCTGCACCGCCGCCGTCGGTTTTGTCCTGGCCTTCAAGAACGTCTACGGAATCGTCGAAAAAGCACTCCTGGTTATCGTCGTCCTCATGGGCGTGGCCTTCATTGCCAGCACCGTCGTCGCCCAGCCGGACTGGTACCGGTCGATGGAAGGCTTGGTCCCGCAACTGCCCGCCGGCAGCGAAATCCTCATTGTGGCACTCGTGGGCACCAACTTCTCCATCAACGCCGCCTTTTACACCTCCTACGGCGTCAAGGAACACCGCCGCACCCGCGCCGACTACCGCGACATCACCCTCGTCGACACGATCCCCGGCATTGTCGCCCCCGGCATCATGACCGCCCTCGTCATCATGGTCGCCGCCGCCGTCCTCGGCAAAACCGGGGCCGAAGCCGGAACCATCAACGCCCTCGCCTCCATCTTCACGCCCCTGGCAGGCCCCATTGGTGCGACGGTGTTCGCCCTCGGCCTCTCCGGCGCCGCCTTCTCGTCCATGATCGCCAACGCCACCGCCGGCGGCACCATGCTTTCAGACGCCATGGGTCGGGGGGCCAAAGCTGGATCACCCGCAGCCCGCATCGTCACCGCAATGATCCTGGCCTTCGGCCTCATCATCACCCTGTCCTTCCAGTCCTCACCGGTCGGACTGATCGTCATCGCCCAATCCCTCACAGTCCTCATCGCACCCCTGCTGGGCGTCCTGATCGTCATCATGGCCAATAAGACCGCCGTCATGGGGGAGCTCCGCAACAAGTGGTGGCACAACCTCTTCGCCGCCATCGGCCTCATCGCCATCATCGCCTCCTCCATTCGGCTCATCACCACCCTGGTCGGCTGA
- a CDS encoding 3-oxoacyl-ACP synthase III has protein sequence MAGNATFRHSNTALLSVSSVEAPRIVSSTDFDRRLASTLQRLKFPPRLLERVAGVTHRRWWAAGTSFDDAAAEAGAKALAEAGIEASDVGLLINTSVTRRNLEPSVAVKIHHGLGLPSSAMNFDLANACLGFVNGLTLAASMIDSGQIRYAVIVNAEDAEATQEATLARLQRPETTREDFNREFATLTLGSGAAAAVLGPADQHPGAHRIVGGVMRAGTEHHELCVGGIDGMATDTKGLLDGGLQLVVDAWHEARPEWDWAAMDRYVTHQVSNAYTQAIIDAIDLDPAKVPITFPHWGNVGPASLPMTLAAEAQSLETGDRVLCMGVGSGLNTAMLEIVW, from the coding sequence TTGGCAGGAAACGCAACTTTCCGGCATAGCAACACTGCGCTGCTTTCGGTGAGCAGTGTCGAGGCTCCGAGGATCGTGAGTTCTACGGACTTCGACCGCAGGTTGGCTTCGACCCTGCAGCGGCTCAAGTTCCCGCCCCGGCTGCTCGAGCGCGTCGCCGGCGTAACGCACCGCCGCTGGTGGGCGGCCGGGACGTCGTTCGATGATGCTGCCGCCGAAGCAGGCGCAAAGGCCCTGGCCGAAGCCGGCATCGAAGCGTCAGACGTCGGCCTGCTGATCAACACCTCTGTGACACGGCGGAACCTTGAACCGTCCGTCGCGGTGAAGATCCACCACGGACTCGGCCTGCCGTCGTCGGCCATGAACTTCGACCTGGCCAACGCCTGCCTGGGATTCGTGAACGGCCTGACGTTGGCGGCCAGCATGATCGACTCCGGCCAGATCAGGTACGCGGTGATCGTCAACGCCGAGGATGCCGAGGCCACGCAGGAGGCCACGCTGGCCCGTCTCCAGCGGCCCGAGACCACGCGCGAGGACTTCAACCGGGAGTTCGCCACCCTCACCCTGGGTTCCGGAGCTGCCGCCGCCGTCCTGGGCCCGGCGGACCAGCACCCCGGTGCGCACCGGATCGTGGGAGGTGTGATGCGCGCCGGCACCGAACACCATGAGTTGTGCGTGGGCGGCATTGACGGCATGGCCACCGACACAAAAGGCCTGCTCGACGGCGGCCTCCAGCTCGTCGTCGACGCCTGGCACGAAGCCCGGCCGGAGTGGGACTGGGCCGCCATGGACCGTTACGTCACACACCAAGTGAGCAATGCCTACACGCAGGCCATCATCGACGCCATCGACCTTGACCCAGCCAAGGTGCCCATCACGTTCCCGCACTGGGGCAATGTAGGCCCGGCCTCCCTCCCCATGACCCTCGCGGCCGAAGCACAATCCCTTGAAACGGGGGACCGGGTCCTCTGCATGGGCGTGGGATCCGGGCTGAACACCGCCATGCTGGAAATCGTTTGGTGA
- a CDS encoding alpha/beta fold hydrolase has product MVIGDWAGVDPEWSREIDVPSTSDADAPGTVRRWHLLDNGAQLTRLGLAPAGTLLCVHGNPTWSYLWRTLLAAGSDPAHPWRVVAVDQLDMGYSERTGTLRRLADRINDLGDLTDTLGLDGPVVTVGHDWGGVISLGWALAHPQHLAGVVLTNTAVHQPSGSGIPPALRLALHPAVHRWGTTTSDGFLRVTHSLAKPPLPAEIRKAYMAPYRGADRRAGVGNFVADIPVDASHPSFPALSGVAEGLRGLRVPALMLWGPRDPIFSDRYLKDLIARLPHAEVHRFEGAGHLVAEDRNIAAPVFQWLAGNVDASQGESPKAEATGGQGMNHPAEPQPAEFRPLWDLLREQAAGPEGGDIAVAEMAPDGTTARSLSWQQLDRNILDLAAGLRDAGVGSGSRVSLMVPPGVDLTVALYACLRLGAVVVVADAGLGTRGLSRAVKGATPDFLIGIDKALAAASVLGWPGRRISVRDLPAARRRMLGVETSLAALARSGAGRSLGQQPDRADPEAPAAVLFTSGSTGPAKGVLYTHRQLAAMRDTVAETFGIRPGARLVAGFAPFALLGPALGAVSVTPAMDVTAPRTLTASALANAAAAIDATVVFASPAALRNVLATRDGLSAVGHQALGSVELLLSAGAPVPEPLLAEVQRLLPRASLHTPYGMTEALPVTDISLEQIQAAGADAAAGTVPGAGNGVCVGWPVHGARVAVVPMAADGTAPGSQPVTEAGVTGEILVSAPHVKEAYDRLWLLQWESTSLPGWHRTGDVGHFDAAGRLWVEGRLAHVVTTPGAVVTPVGAEQAIERLDSVRLAAIAGVGPAGTQAVVAVVETVPPARKAGPAAPQLAGDVRKAALKAGVHVSAVLMVPVQPTDIRHNAKIDRSRLSRWASRVLAGGRPGKP; this is encoded by the coding sequence TTGGTGATCGGCGACTGGGCCGGCGTCGATCCGGAATGGTCGCGCGAAATCGATGTGCCTTCCACCTCCGACGCCGATGCGCCAGGAACAGTGCGCCGCTGGCACCTCCTGGACAACGGTGCCCAGCTCACCCGCCTCGGCCTGGCTCCCGCCGGTACCCTGCTATGCGTGCACGGCAACCCCACCTGGTCCTACCTGTGGCGGACGCTGCTGGCAGCCGGATCGGATCCGGCCCACCCGTGGCGCGTCGTCGCCGTGGACCAGCTGGACATGGGCTACTCGGAGCGGACCGGCACCTTGCGCCGCCTGGCGGACCGGATCAACGACCTGGGTGACCTGACAGATACACTCGGCCTGGACGGGCCGGTGGTTACGGTGGGCCACGACTGGGGCGGCGTGATCAGCCTGGGCTGGGCGCTGGCGCACCCGCAGCACCTTGCCGGGGTGGTCCTGACGAACACAGCCGTCCACCAGCCCTCCGGGTCGGGAATCCCGCCGGCCCTCCGGCTTGCCCTGCACCCCGCCGTGCACCGGTGGGGAACCACGACGTCGGACGGCTTTCTGCGGGTGACGCACTCGCTGGCAAAGCCGCCCCTGCCCGCCGAGATCCGCAAGGCCTACATGGCCCCCTACCGCGGAGCCGACCGCCGGGCCGGGGTGGGGAACTTTGTGGCGGACATTCCCGTGGACGCGTCCCACCCCAGCTTCCCGGCGCTCAGCGGCGTGGCGGAAGGGCTGCGCGGGCTGCGGGTCCCGGCGCTGATGCTCTGGGGCCCCCGGGATCCCATCTTTTCGGACCGGTACCTCAAGGACCTCATCGCCCGGCTTCCGCATGCCGAGGTGCACCGCTTCGAAGGCGCCGGCCATCTCGTGGCGGAAGACCGGAACATTGCCGCACCGGTCTTCCAGTGGCTCGCCGGAAACGTGGATGCCAGCCAAGGCGAATCCCCGAAAGCGGAAGCCACCGGTGGCCAGGGGATGAATCATCCGGCCGAACCACAGCCGGCGGAATTCCGGCCCCTGTGGGACCTGCTCCGCGAGCAGGCGGCAGGGCCGGAGGGCGGGGATATTGCCGTCGCGGAAATGGCGCCGGACGGCACAACCGCCCGCTCGCTCAGCTGGCAGCAGTTGGACCGGAACATCCTGGACCTCGCCGCGGGGCTGCGGGACGCCGGAGTGGGAAGCGGCAGCCGGGTGAGCCTGATGGTTCCGCCCGGCGTGGACCTCACCGTTGCCCTCTATGCCTGCCTGCGGCTGGGCGCCGTGGTGGTCGTGGCCGACGCCGGACTGGGAACCAGGGGCTTGAGCCGCGCCGTGAAAGGCGCCACGCCCGATTTCCTGATCGGAATCGACAAGGCGCTGGCGGCCGCCTCGGTGCTGGGCTGGCCGGGACGGCGGATCAGCGTGCGGGACCTGCCGGCCGCCCGCCGTCGAATGCTGGGAGTTGAGACCTCCCTCGCCGCCCTGGCCCGTTCCGGTGCGGGCCGCAGCCTAGGACAGCAGCCGGACAGAGCGGATCCGGAGGCCCCGGCCGCCGTACTCTTCACATCCGGTTCCACCGGCCCGGCCAAGGGCGTGCTCTATACGCACCGGCAGCTGGCGGCGATGCGGGACACGGTGGCCGAAACCTTCGGGATCCGTCCCGGCGCCAGGCTGGTGGCAGGCTTCGCCCCGTTCGCCTTGCTGGGACCGGCGCTCGGAGCGGTTTCGGTGACGCCGGCCATGGACGTCACGGCGCCCCGTACCTTGACGGCCAGCGCGCTCGCCAACGCGGCGGCGGCGATAGACGCCACGGTGGTCTTCGCCTCGCCGGCGGCGCTGCGGAACGTGCTTGCCACCAGGGATGGCTTGAGCGCTGTGGGGCACCAAGCCTTGGGAAGCGTCGAGCTGCTGCTGTCCGCCGGCGCGCCCGTGCCGGAACCGCTGCTGGCGGAAGTGCAGCGGCTGCTGCCCCGGGCGTCGCTGCACACCCCGTACGGGATGACTGAGGCGCTGCCGGTCACCGACATCAGCCTCGAACAAATCCAGGCCGCCGGCGCCGATGCTGCCGCCGGCACCGTGCCGGGAGCAGGCAACGGCGTGTGTGTCGGGTGGCCGGTGCACGGCGCCCGCGTGGCCGTCGTTCCTATGGCTGCGGACGGCACCGCGCCCGGGTCCCAGCCCGTGACGGAGGCGGGTGTTACCGGCGAGATCCTGGTCAGCGCCCCCCACGTCAAGGAAGCGTACGACAGGCTCTGGCTGCTCCAGTGGGAGAGCACCAGCCTGCCCGGCTGGCACCGCACCGGTGATGTGGGGCATTTCGACGCTGCCGGCCGGCTCTGGGTGGAGGGGCGCCTGGCCCACGTGGTCACGACGCCTGGCGCGGTGGTGACGCCGGTTGGCGCCGAACAGGCCATCGAACGTTTGGACAGTGTCCGGCTGGCGGCGATCGCCGGGGTCGGACCGGCTGGCACCCAGGCTGTGGTCGCCGTCGTCGAGACAGTCCCTCCCGCCCGCAAAGCCGGCCCTGCCGCGCCGCAGCTGGCCGGCGATGTCCGCAAGGCGGCCCTGAAGGCAGGGGTTCATGTCTCCGCCGTGCTCATGGTCCCCGTACAGCCCACGGACATCCGGCACAACGCCAAGATCGACAGGAGCCGGCTGTCCCGCTGGGCTTCACGGGTGCTGGCCGGCGGCCGCCCAGGAAAGCCATGA